In bacterium, the genomic stretch GGAGATGGGTGCGTTCCAGAAGCCCGACCTGTTCGACGAGCGTTTCGAGGTGGTCGCCGAGTTGTTCCCCCTGCTGGCCGAACGCCGTGGCCAGCGGGCTGACGGACTGTCGGGAGGGCAGCGCCAGATGGTGGCGATAGGCCGGGCGCTGATGATGGATCCCCAAGTGGTGCTGCTCGACGAGCCCTCCGCTGGCCTGTCGCCGGCGTACCAAGACGAGGTTTTCGAACAGATCACCCGCATAGCCCAACATGGGGTGTCGCTGATCCTGGTGGAGCAGAACGCCCGGCGATGCCTGGATATCTGCGACCGGGGCTACGTGCTGGATCAGGGGGTCAACGCCTACACCGGAACCGGCCAGGAGTTGCTGGAAGACCCCAAGGTGATCAGCCTCTACCTGGGCACTTTGATGGGCAGGTAGTCTGCCGTCAGCCTAAATGGCCGTCGCCGCGCCAGGGAGGGGTGCGGGGGCGGTCGAAGAGGAACTCTATGGACTCGCCGCGGATGGCGGCAAAGGAATGAGACAGCCACCAATCACTGCCGTGGACGCCGTCGGGCAGGTTGTCAGGACCGAAGAATCCAACATCGCTGCATTCCAGGGGATGGGGAACTAGCTGGCCACCGACGGCCCGGCACAGGAACACCATTGAATACATGGGAACGGTGGTGAACCCCCGGCGCAGACCGTCGTGGATGGCAATGGGCCGGTCCACCTCGCACACAATGCCGGTCTCCTCCAGTACTTCCTTCACCACCACCTCTGATGGCGAATAGCCCACATCAGCCCATCCGGTGGGATACAGCCACACCCCGGAATCGGCCCGCTGCATCAGCAGGATCTCGCCGGCGTCGTTGCCCACCACTGCGCCCACCGCCACCTTGGGGGTGACGTACCCGGGCACGCCTTCGCCCACCGACTTCATCCATTCGGCCACGAAATTGTCCGGTGTCCAGCCTGACCTCAGAGCGGCGGCCATGTCGGCAGCCACGTGCAGCACCTCTTCGAATCGTTCCTGCTCGTACTTGTTGTCGGTGAAGGCCAGCCCGGTGCGGGCGATTCCGGCTAGAGCTTCCGACCACCGCCGGAGATCGTCCGCCCCCACCACGGGCCGGTCCTCGTCGGTCATGGACGCTCAGCGACTAAGAGGGGAGCCATTATTGTCAAGCGTTGCAGCTCGGATTGGGATGGCGCCATGGTCAAGCGTTGCAGGAGTCGATGGCGTGCTGGAGGGCGAGGTTGATCTCGTGCTGGTGATCGGGATCGGTTACCTTTTCGCCTTGGCCGTTGCGAACGTAGTAGGCGTGGACTACGTCGCCGCCGAGGTCCTGCACCTTGGCGCTGAGAATGTTCAGATCCAGATGGGACAACGCGCTGGTGACCCGGCTCAGTAGACCGATGCGGGTCTGGGCGGCCAACTCGATGATGGTGGCGGTGGATGAGGAGTCGTTGTCGATGGTCACCTTGGGGGCCACCACCGGCCTAGGCGAGAGATCGGGCACCACCTCATAGGTGCTGATCCGCTCGGCCAATCTGGCCTCAATGGCCAGCCGACCGGCCAGAGCCTGCTCCACATAAGCCGTGACTAGGGGCCAGTCGATTTCCAAACCCAGGTTGCTCTCCACATGGAACCGCTCCAGCGCCATCCCGTACTCAGTGTGAGCGGCGGCGAGAAGCACACGCAGGCCGCTTAGCGCCAGCGCTCCGGCGACTCTGGAGAACATGCCGTGCTGGTCGGGAGCGATCACCAGCAGTGTGTCGCCCTCGCCCAGTACCAGTCGCTCGCCGGCCTCCATCATGTCCCGCTGTTCGGGGGTGGGGAACCTCGACGTGATCTCGTCGATGTCGCCGCCCTCCATCACGTGGGCGCAGCGGGCCACCAGTTCGCGTACCAGGCTGGCCTTCCACTTGCTCCATGCCGAGGGTCCGGTGGCCACCGAGTCGGCCTCAGTCAGCGTTCCCAGTAGGCGCAGGGTCTGCACAGTGCGAGCCTTGCGTGACACTTCGGCAATGGTGTCGGGATCTTCCAGATCGCGCCGGGTGGCCACATCGGGCAAGAGCAGGTGATGTTCCACCATCGACACCAGCACGTCCACATCGGTGGGCGGATAGCCCATTCGGTGGGCGATGTCGGCCACCAGTTCCATACCCACCTCTGTGTGGTCTCCGGGGTAGCCCTTGCCGATGTCGTGGAGTAGGGCTCCCAGCACCAATAGATCGGGACGGTCCACCCGGTCGACCAGATCGGCGGCTAGGGCAGCGGCCTCGCACAAGTGCCGGTCCACGGTGAACTGGTGATAGGCGTTGCGCTGGGGGCGGCTGCGATTGGGGGCCCACTCGGGCAGGATGCGGACGAAGAGGTCCATCTGATCCAGGGCCTCGATCACTGGTGGGGCAGCCGCGCCAGTCAATAGCAGATCCACGAACATCTTGCGAGCCTCATCAGGCCACTGCTCGGGCATGGGGGCCATTTGCTCCTGGAGCCGCTCCAGGCTGGGACGGTCCATGCGCAGTCCGTGGGATGCGGCCGCCCGGGCCAAGCGCAGCGCAGTGCAGGGGTCAGCGGCATTGGCATCATCGGCCAGCATGGCTCGGCCTTCGTGGGTCATCACGCCGGCATCCAGCACTGTGTTGTTGCGGCTGGTACGGCGGCGCAGCCTCCGGCGCCATTCGGGGGGCAGCTCGGAATCCCGCAGCCATGCCCAGATCTCGTCGCTGCGCCATGCGATGGACCGGGCCGAGCTGGCGATAGCGGCCATCATCTCATCGGCATCGGCGTAGTCCAGCGCGGCGGCCACGCCATCCTGTTCTTGGAGCAGAAGCTGGTCGCCGGGGCGGTCGGTGGTTCGGTGCAACTCCACCCGTGCCGCCAGAATCACCTCGTAGTCGGCCCACAGCTTGCGGCTGTCAGCCTCGTCCATCTCGAACACGGCCTCCTCAGCCCAGCGCAGCGCGTGAACGTCTCGCAGCCCACCCCGGCCCTGTTTCAGGTCGGGCTCAAGCTTGTAGGCCACTTCGCCGCTGCGTCGATGGCGCTCGGCCACGCCCTCAGCCAGCATGGGAAGCCACCGCCGAGCGTTGCGCTGCCATTGGGCCGCGTTGTCGCCGGCTAGGTCGCCGGATAGCTCGGCATCGCCGGCAATGTGCCGGACATCCAGCAGCGACGTGGCCGTATCCAGGTCGGCCTTGGCCAATTCCCGGGTTTCCCGTGGCGTCCGCACCGAGTGGCCGAGCTTCAACCCCTCATCCCAGATCGGATACCACAACCGGGTGGCGATGTCGCCGATGTCGGGGCGGTCGCGGTGCAACAGCAGCAGGTCGATATCACTATAGGGACACAGCTCGGCCCGGCCGTACCCGCCCACCGCCACCAGAGCGATGTTCTCGCTATCAGCCAATTCCGCCGAAAAGATGCCTTGGAGCCACTCGTCAACCCGCCGAGCCAGCGCGCGGCACAAAACTGTTCCCACCATGCTGCGATCAGCCAACAGCTCATCGCGGCGCAGTGCGCTCGTTCTCGCCTCGCCTATCGCCACTACCCGTTGAGGCTAGTTGTCCATCGCTCCAATAGCGACGTAAGTGTCATCGACCGCGAGTAGGGTGCCGCTTCTCGTCGGTGCGATGAGGTGGCTTAGAAATACCCAAGGAGGCGTAACACAGGTGTTACGGTTAGATTCGGATGGAGTCGAACTTGTTGTTGAAGGAGTTGGACGAGGCTCGTCGAAGGGCGGGGCTTTCCAAGACTGAATTAGCTCGATTGGCAGGGACACAGCCGGCGGCAGTACGCCGGTTGTTCTCAGGGAGCGGCCACAATCCGCAGATTTCTACTGTGGCTGCCCTAGCTGAGGTTCTTGGGCACGAGATTCGCGTCATGCCCAAGTCGAGGGAAGAGCTGACGGCGGCTGCTGAAAGGGCGACTGGCACTGTGTCGGCCGCTGAGGAGCTTCGAAGAGTGGAGGGGGGCCCGTTTTCGACGATTCTGGCCGACCTGCCATGGCGGTTTATGAATCGCACCGGGAAGGTGGCCCCTGAGCATCGCCGCTTATCGCGATACGACACGATGACGACGGCCGAGATTCGTGCGCTTCCGATCTCAGAGGTCATGACCGAAAACGCCCACCTCTACCTGTGGGTGCCCAATGCACTCATCTCCGACGGCCTCCAGGTCTTGGAGTCGTGGGGGTTCACCTACAAGTCGAACATCGTTTGGGCGAAGCGGCGCAAGGACGGCGGCCCTGACGGCCGAGGTGTGGGCTTCTATTTCCGCAACGTGACTGAGCTGATTTTGTTCGGGGTGCGAGGCAGCATGAGGACGTTGCCCCCTGGCCGTCGGCAAGTGAACATGATCGAGACCCGAAAGCGTGAGCACTCCCGAAAGCCGGACGAGCAGTACGACATAATCGAAGGCTGCTCTCCCGGGCCGTATCTGGAGCTGTTTGCCCGCTACTCCAGACCTGACTGGGTGTCTTGGGGCCTTGAGGCTGACGAAAAAGTCACCCCACGAGGGCAACTTTACCCTGCCTATAGCTGACGAAGGGAACGCTCGTAGGGCTAGTTGCCGGACACGGGAGGCATGAGTGCCAATGCCTCGTCCCTGAGTTCTTCATAGTCAGGCTTCGCTTCACTCCAACTCGAATATTGCAGTTCTCGCCAATTGGCTTTTAGTTCTTCTGCGTCGTCCAAGCCGTCTCGAACTTGGTAAGCCAGTTCGATCCCCTCGAACCCAAGACCCTTCTGAATGGTGATGTTCTGCTTCCCCCAGACGGTGTTGCCATCTTCTTGCTGCTCTGCCAAAGACTCGTCGAACCGTCGAACAAATACAGTTCTGCCGCCGCCTCCTGATCTCAGCTCATCGAGGGTTGGTTCGAATTGCTCCAGGGCATTGGTCAGGTCACGGAACCGGTTGGGGAACGCCTCCTTGAGGATGACGTCGGCATAGCGGGTTGCCTTGTAGTCGTACCCGTTGGGGAGGCCACTGACCGTGATGCCGCGAACTTGGCCTGCGAGATCTACGACATCCTGTGAGTCAGTAATGGTCTCACCGTCGTGTTCCACCGAGGCGATGGTACTTAGCTGCGCTGGTCGCGGAGGAACTGCTCGATTTGGTCGACGAACTCGCCGGGGTCGGTGGAGCGCATTTCTTCTATCTCGCCGTTCTCGGTGGCTTCCTGGTCGTAGGCGCTCTCCAGTTGGGCGATGTATTCGGAGGTCTCGTCGGCTTGCTCGGCCAGCTCTGACACGTGGCGCTCGTAGCTCTCGGACATCTCCTCCAGCTCTGAGGTATCGGGGGAGAGGTCCAACAGGGTTCCGAGTCGGCGCACCAGGGCCAGGGAGGCCTTGGGTGAGGGGATTTCCGAGGCGTAGCCCGGCACGGCGGCCCACAGCGAAGCGGTTTGCAGTCCGGCGGTGGCGCAGGCATTGTGCAGCACCCCCACGATGCCGGTGGGGCCCTCGTAGCTGGAGGGGGTGAGCCCCAACTGGGACGCCATCGCCGGGTCGTCGCTGCTGCCATAGATCGGGGTGGGCCGGGTGTGGGGCACGTCGGACAACAGCGCCCCTAGGGTGACCACTAGGGGGCTGTCGAGCCGCTTGGCCATGTCCACGATCTGCTGGGCGAAGGTGCGCCACTTGAGCTGGGGCTCGGCACCCACCAGAAGGGCCACTTCGGTGTCGTCGCCGTCGGACGTGTCAGCGCCGTTGACAGTGGCGGCGACAAGGCCGTTGCTGGGCCATATCAGCGATCGGGAGCCGTCGTCCTCCAAGCGGAGATGGGGCCGGGTCTCAGCAAAGTCGTAGAACGGCTCGGGATCGAGGGTGGCGACCTCGGTGGAGTCCCAACGACTGGCTAGCCAGGCCAGCGCCCCCGTGGCTGCGTCTCCGGCATCGTTCCAACCGGTGAAGGCGGCCACCAGGGCCGGCCGATTGCGAGGGGATTCATCCACCCAGGTGATCATCGTCACCCGCCCAACCTATCGCCCCGCTCCGATCAACCCCATCTCGCGCCGGTAGTCTCGCCCCATGGCGGTTGAGATCACCGAGGCCACCGCGGCCACCGCGGAACTGGTAGAGGCGTTCGAGCAGCTCACCCCCCAGCTGTCGTCGTCTAACCCGCCGCCGTCGGCTGAGGCCCTGGGGGCAGTCGCCTCCTCCGACGCCACCCGCCTGCTGGTGGCCCATGCCGACGGCGAAATCGTCGGCAGCCTCACCCTGGTGCTGGTGCGCATCCCCACCGGGCTGCGGGCCATCATCGAGGATGTGGTGGTAGACGAGCACTCCCGGGGCCAGGGCGTGGGCCGGGCGCTCAACGAGGCTGCGCTGGAGGTGGCCCGCACCGCTGGCGCGGTGACCGTGGATCTCACCTCCCGACCGTCGAGAGAGGCCGCCAATCGCCTCTATCTGCGCCTCGGCTTCGAAGTACGCGACACCAACGTCTACCGCTACAAGCTCTGAGTTGGGCCAGAGCGGCTAGCTGCCGTTGACGCTGACTGCGGGCATTGTCCCAGGGCTTCCGCCCGGCTGGCCTTGGTGTGCGGATCAATTGAAGGTGTTTAGTCCGGTCTGGGAAGGATGCTCTGGGAGTAGCATTTGCCTGCGCTGAAGATGCTGGAGGAGGGCGCCATGCCAAGGCTGAGCTTCAAGGGGAGGGTCTTTGTTGAGATCTACCATCTGGCTGTGCCTTTCCACGAACTGCTGCCGGTGCGCGACAAGGGGTGCTGCATGATGTTGCCGCGCCTCAAACTCCTGCGCGAACTGCTCTGAGAGGACGGCGCGATCTTCGTATCGATCGATGACAACGAGATGCACCACTTGCGCGCCCTAATGGACGAGGTATTCGGAGAGGAGAACTTCGTCGCAACAATTTGCTGGCACAAGATGGAGAGTCCCAAGAACACCGCTCGTCACTTCAGTGAGGATCATGACTACGTATTGCTTTATGCGCGAAGTGCTGAACAGTGGCGACCAAATCGTCTGCCCCGGTCCGAGGAGATGTTGAAGCGCTACAAGAATCCAGACAACGACCCGCGAGGCGAATGGCTGTTGAGCGACTTGGCAGCGAGAAATGCGTACTCAAAGGCCGCTATTCGATCACGACGCCAACCGGCAAGACTATCGAAGGGCCACCTGCAGAGAGCTATTGGCGGGTGAGCAAGGAGAAATTCGAGGAGCTTGACGCCGACAACCGGATCTGGTGGGGAGAATCTGGTTCGAATCGGCCAGGAATCAAACGATTCCTTTCCGAAGTTCAGCAAGGTGTTGTTCCGCAGACAATCTGGCATTGGAAAGATGTTGGTAGTACGCGACACGCCAAGCAGGAATTGAGTCAAGCGCTGGATCTCGGACCTGGGGAAGACGCTTTCGTAACACCCAAGCCCTCCCGACTCATCCGCCGCATCCTCCAGGTCGCTACCGACCCGGATTCCATCGTCTTGGATTCCTTCGCCGGCTCTGGTACCACGGCCCATGCGGTTCTTGCAGAAAACCGAGAAGACGCCGGCAACCGTCGCTTTATCCTTGTTGAGTTTGAGGACTACGCCGACAGCTCACCGCTGAGCGGGTGAGGCGTGTCATCAACGGCGTGCCAAAGGCAAAGGACGACGACCTTAAAGCCGGGCTCGGCGGCACCTTCAGCTACTTCGAGCTCGGGCGTCCCATGCGCCAGGAGTCACTCCTCGACGGATCCCACCTGCCGACATGGGAGAAACTCGCCTCATACATATTCTTCACCGCAACCGGACAGGAGTTCGACCCGGCCCAGACCGACCGGGAGACCGGATTTGTGGGAAGCACTGAGTCCCACGATGTATTCCTCATCTATGAGCCGGACGTCGAAAAGCTCAAGAGCCTGGCGCTATCGCTTCCAGTGGCCCGCGTCCTGCCAGCAGGATCGAGGCGCAAGCTCGTCTTCGCTCCGACCAAATACCTAGACCCCGAGTTCCTTCACCAGCACCGGATCGACTTCCAGCAGCTCCCCTTCCAGATCTACGAAGCCATCGAGAGGCTTGAAAGTTGATCCTAAAGGAGTACCAGCAGCGGGCGCTGGCGGCTGTGCGCAGTTTCCTTGAAGAGCTCGCGGTGTGGCGGGAAAAGGAGGAGGAAGCTCGGAGCCAGGATCCTGGCTGGGGGTTCGACTGGATAGAGCGGGCCTGGACCAAGTCCACGACTGGGCGTCCCTACTCCTCGCGCCG encodes the following:
- a CDS encoding NUDIX hydrolase N-terminal domain-containing protein produces the protein MTDEDRPVVGADDLRRWSEALAGIARTGLAFTDNKYEQERFEEVLHVAADMAAALRSGWTPDNFVAEWMKSVGEGVPGYVTPKVAVGAVVGNDAGEILLMQRADSGVWLYPTGWADVGYSPSEVVVKEVLEETGIVCEVDRPIAIHDGLRRGFTTVPMYSMVFLCRAVGGQLVPHPLECSDVGFFGPDNLPDGVHGSDWWLSHSFAAIRGESIEFLFDRPRTPPWRGDGHLG
- a CDS encoding PAC2 family protein, with translation MITWVDESPRNRPALVAAFTGWNDAGDAATGALAWLASRWDSTEVATLDPEPFYDFAETRPHLRLEDDGSRSLIWPSNGLVAATVNGADTSDGDDTEVALLVGAEPQLKWRTFAQQIVDMAKRLDSPLVVTLGALLSDVPHTRPTPIYGSSDDPAMASQLGLTPSSYEGPTGIVGVLHNACATAGLQTASLWAAVPGYASEIPSPKASLALVRRLGTLLDLSPDTSELEEMSESYERHVSELAEQADETSEYIAQLESAYDQEATENGEIEEMRSTDPGEFVDQIEQFLRDQRS
- a CDS encoding [protein-PII] uridylyltransferase is translated as MAIGEARTSALRRDELLADRSMVGTVLCRALARRVDEWLQGIFSAELADSENIALVAVGGYGRAELCPYSDIDLLLLHRDRPDIGDIATRLWYPIWDEGLKLGHSVRTPRETRELAKADLDTATSLLDVRHIAGDAELSGDLAGDNAAQWQRNARRWLPMLAEGVAERHRRSGEVAYKLEPDLKQGRGGLRDVHALRWAEEAVFEMDEADSRKLWADYEVILAARVELHRTTDRPGDQLLLQEQDGVAAALDYADADEMMAAIASSARSIAWRSDEIWAWLRDSELPPEWRRRLRRRTSRNNTVLDAGVMTHEGRAMLADDANAADPCTALRLARAAASHGLRMDRPSLERLQEQMAPMPEQWPDEARKMFVDLLLTGAAAPPVIEALDQMDLFVRILPEWAPNRSRPQRNAYHQFTVDRHLCEAAALAADLVDRVDRPDLLVLGALLHDIGKGYPGDHTEVGMELVADIAHRMGYPPTDVDVLVSMVEHHLLLPDVATRRDLEDPDTIAEVSRKARTVQTLRLLGTLTEADSVATGPSAWSKWKASLVRELVARCAHVMEGGDIDEITSRFPTPEQRDMMEAGERLVLGEGDTLLVIAPDQHGMFSRVAGALALSGLRVLLAAAHTEYGMALERFHVESNLGLEIDWPLVTAYVEQALAGRLAIEARLAERISTYEVVPDLSPRPVVAPKVTIDNDSSSTATIIELAAQTRIGLLSRVTSALSHLDLNILSAKVQDLGGDVVHAYYVRNGQGEKVTDPDHQHEINLALQHAIDSCNA
- a CDS encoding site-specific DNA-methyltransferase; this translates as MAVERLGSEKCVLKGRYSITTPTGKTIEGPPAESYWRVSKEKFEELDADNRIWWGESGSNRPGIKRFLSEVQQGVVPQTIWHWKDVGSTRHAKQELSQALDLGPGEDAFVTPKPSRLIRRILQVATDPDSIVLDSFAGSGTTAHAVLAENREDAGNRRFILVEFEDYADSSPLSG
- a CDS encoding MT-A70 family methyltransferase, which encodes MPKSREELTAAAERATGTVSAAEELRRVEGGPFSTILADLPWRFMNRTGKVAPEHRRLSRYDTMTTAEIRALPISEVMTENAHLYLWVPNALISDGLQVLESWGFTYKSNIVWAKRRKDGGPDGRGVGFYFRNVTELILFGVRGSMRTLPPGRRQVNMIETRKREHSRKPDEQYDIIEGCSPGPYLELFARYSRPDWVSWGLEADEKVTPRGQLYPAYS
- a CDS encoding DEAD/DEAH box helicase family protein codes for the protein MILKEYQQRALAAVRSFLEELAVWREKEEEARSQDPGWGFDWIERAWTKSTTGRPYSSRRNGLDEQLPAFCLKIPTGGGKTLLATLVIGLVNLKLAEVVDSRGLS
- a CDS encoding ABC transporter ATP-binding protein, which produces MSAGQALVRADDLVAGYLPEVDILNGCSLQLHPGEVVGIIGPNGAGKSTLLKAVFGLVDIRSGSIHLGDEEITGLSPHQLVARGIGFVPQTENVFPRLTIQENLEMGAFQKPDLFDERFEVVAELFPLLAERRGQRADGLSGGQRQMVAIGRALMMDPQVVLLDEPSAGLSPAYQDEVFEQITRIAQHGVSLILVEQNARRCLDICDRGYVLDQGVNAYTGTGQELLEDPKVISLYLGTLMGR
- a CDS encoding GNAT family N-acetyltransferase produces the protein MAVEITEATAATAELVEAFEQLTPQLSSSNPPPSAEALGAVASSDATRLLVAHADGEIVGSLTLVLVRIPTGLRAIIEDVVVDEHSRGQGVGRALNEAALEVARTAGAVTVDLTSRPSREAANRLYLRLGFEVRDTNVYRYKL